In Litorimonas taeanensis, one DNA window encodes the following:
- the queE gene encoding 7-carboxy-7-deazaguanine synthase: protein MSYAVKECYLTVQGEGAQAGITAVFLRFSGCNLWTGREKDRAKAVCQFCDTDFIGTDGPGGGRFDNAKELARHVASFWPQSDEDKAHAWVICTGGEPALQLDESLIQAFHEAGFKVAIETNGTLKLPQGLDWICVSPKADAPLVQRAGHELKLVYPQIENKPSDFVELDFEVFSLQPLDDSEQAAHSQAAFEYCLAHPKWRLSVQTHKYIGVP from the coding sequence ATGAGCTATGCCGTTAAAGAATGTTACTTAACCGTACAGGGGGAGGGCGCGCAGGCTGGGATCACCGCCGTTTTTCTTCGTTTCTCAGGCTGTAATTTGTGGACTGGCCGTGAAAAAGATAGAGCTAAAGCGGTTTGTCAATTTTGCGATACTGATTTTATTGGGACGGATGGGCCTGGAGGAGGGCGTTTTGATAATGCCAAAGAATTGGCTCGTCATGTCGCGAGTTTTTGGCCGCAATCTGATGAGGATAAAGCCCACGCCTGGGTAATATGCACTGGCGGCGAGCCCGCCTTACAGTTGGATGAAAGTCTTATCCAAGCTTTTCATGAAGCGGGTTTTAAAGTCGCAATAGAAACAAATGGTACGCTAAAACTGCCACAGGGGTTGGATTGGATTTGTGTTAGTCCAAAAGCAGATGCGCCTTTAGTACAGAGAGCGGGCCACGAACTAAAACTTGTTTATCCTCAAATTGAAAATAAACCTTCAGATTTTGTTGAGTTAGACTTTGAGGTGTTCAGTTTACAACCTCTTGATGATTCAGAACAGGCGGCTCATTCTCAGGCCGCCTTTGAGTATTGTTTAGCGCACCCGAAATGGCGTTTAAGTGTGCAAACGCACAAATATATTGGGGTGCCCTAA
- a CDS encoding DUF3313 family protein, whose amino-acid sequence MKSVFKISVLTVAIAAVSIFSTPAIAGSAYESSFSAPLTSPVKLDIRLSEDMAYRAENLPKKLSDRGGSSRLNSGFGNNGYYGEKDLSQLQDRLRKRLTERFDKAGLVIDENASMTLVVTIEDAKPNRPTFKQLSKEPSLSFKSFGTGGAEVTGELIDAAGNSLGTADYSWFETNIRDAQFGSTWSDAHRAFRSFAKKIGKDLAQQPNI is encoded by the coding sequence ATGAAATCAGTGTTCAAAATAAGCGTGTTAACGGTGGCTATAGCGGCGGTTTCAATCTTTTCAACACCTGCCATAGCGGGTTCGGCCTATGAAAGCTCCTTTTCTGCACCACTCACATCACCTGTAAAACTCGACATTCGCCTAAGTGAAGATATGGCCTATCGCGCCGAGAATTTACCTAAAAAGTTATCGGATAGAGGCGGAAGCTCTCGCCTGAATAGTGGTTTTGGAAATAATGGATATTATGGCGAGAAAGACCTGAGCCAGTTGCAAGATAGACTTAGAAAACGCCTGACTGAGCGTTTTGACAAAGCAGGACTTGTCATTGATGAGAATGCATCAATGACATTGGTTGTGACAATTGAGGATGCAAAACCCAATCGCCCAACTTTCAAGCAACTTTCAAAAGAGCCCTCTCTTTCCTTTAAAAGCTTTGGAACAGGCGGTGCAGAGGTCACAGGTGAATTGATTGATGCCGCTGGTAATTCCTTGGGAACAGCTGACTATAGTTGGTTCGAGACTAACATTCGTGACGCACAGTTCGGGAGTACTTGGTCGGACGCACACCGAGCCTTCCGAAGTTTTGCGAAAAAAATTGGCAAAGACCTAGCCCAACAACCTAATATATAA